In Mucilaginibacter sp. KACC 22063, the genomic stretch ATTCAGTTTTGAAGATACTTGCTTGTAATTAAGCGGCTGGTTGCCATTTTGCTCAAACACATCCATGATGAGCTGAGTAAGTACCTGCTTTACCGAATTATTACTGCTTTTCTTTTTTGACATAGATAGTTTACTAACAGGACTAAGATACTCTATTACTTGCCATACAGCAAGCAACAAGTGCTACTATGTAGTAACGTAAATATAGCTCTGCTGTTTAAAGTTATACTATGGTAATTAAATCGTCGGGTATTAATTCTTCACCACGGTATCGTTTCAAGAGTTGTGCTGTAGCAACTACGTCCTTTTGGCAATAAGCACATATACGTTCAAGTTGGTTTTCAACCCAGTAGACGTGGCCTACCATACTGCCATCAATATCATCTTTAGGAGTAGGAATATTAAATATGGCCGCCAGTAAATTTAAAGAAGTGTAGTTTTTATAGTCGCCGCATTTCCATAACTCCATAGTATCCAGGTGCGCTATTTCCCAGGGCTTTTTACCATGTAACTGTAATTGGATAGGCATTGGTACTGCATTGACCAGCATACGACGGCAGATGTACGGAAAGTCGAACTCTTTAGCGTTATGCCCGCAAAGAATCAAATTAGGGCTGACACCGCTAAGCATATGCGCAAAATCGATCAAAAGTTCTTTTTCGTTATGCCCCCCAAAGGATTTCACACGCAAACCACCCGCGGTAGTAAATATGCCAA encodes the following:
- a CDS encoding 3'-5' exonuclease — protein: MLESYDLHNIMVIDIETVPQHASFDEMPPLMQTLWDKKTQYQRKEETAAEYYRNAGILSEFGKIICISVGIFTTAGGLRVKSFGGHNEKELLIDFAHMLSGVSPNLILCGHNAKEFDFPYICRRMLVNAVPMPIQLQLHGKKPWEIAHLDTMELWKCGDYKNYTSLNLLAAIFNIPTPKDDIDGSMVGHVYWVENQLERICAYCQKDVVATAQLLKRYRGEELIPDDLITIV